In the genome of Pseudomonas sp. HS6, one region contains:
- a CDS encoding phospholipase D-like domain-containing protein gives MRVLVANPQDDFRVKAYAGTNGVLLAMDLAEPRRKGLLGFAIEKQQGDKPWQFLFNSLTFPGKAHTFPQFHATPSDIAPLQKFRWADYAVYPGTTMHYRVHLAYGTADAPALGESLELSITSDDGHPANQSVIFNRAVAASQAFQRKFPDLDAQISANKNMPIEAWPDAARQWLENGLLGRLQGFIERALDGEWALDIAIYEYQLQAIIDTVNAAFDRGVQVRVLYHAKPGDEDTTMNEASLAKLPETSKRGRVTHDIFHDKFIVLSNIAGGERQPQAVLCGSTNFTANGVYRQANVVHVLDDTAVAASYLQTFEQVWATPADVGATRDWITQHNPMNPAQPLFAGFSPRSGGADLRAFVDIINAAKKDVLFVTAFTLPDAILNALLGQPHDDILRYGLQNTASRITGFHADRTAEFAATALLNTGLEGWLKENMKGQKGNLLVHTKAIVTDFTSDNPTIISGSHNLSAAASNGNDENFLIIRGDTELADRYGLELLRFYEHYRFRYFAKKLALKQVQPLAADDSWTNDYYVEGDLRQLSRLRFAGR, from the coding sequence ATGCGCGTACTGGTTGCCAATCCTCAGGACGATTTTCGCGTAAAGGCTTACGCCGGCACCAACGGCGTGCTGCTGGCGATGGACCTCGCCGAACCCCGCCGCAAAGGCCTTCTGGGTTTTGCCATCGAGAAGCAGCAGGGCGACAAACCCTGGCAGTTTCTGTTCAACAGCCTGACCTTTCCCGGCAAGGCTCACACCTTCCCGCAGTTTCACGCCACGCCCAGCGATATCGCGCCCCTGCAGAAATTTCGCTGGGCCGATTACGCGGTCTATCCCGGTACGACCATGCACTACCGTGTGCACCTGGCCTACGGCACTGCCGATGCGCCGGCGCTGGGGGAGTCGCTGGAACTGAGCATTACCTCGGATGACGGTCACCCGGCCAATCAGAGTGTGATCTTCAACCGCGCCGTGGCCGCCAGTCAGGCGTTCCAGCGCAAGTTTCCCGATCTCGACGCACAGATCAGCGCCAACAAGAACATGCCCATCGAGGCTTGGCCCGATGCTGCACGGCAATGGCTGGAGAACGGCTTGCTCGGACGCTTGCAGGGGTTTATCGAGCGAGCGCTCGACGGCGAATGGGCGCTGGATATCGCGATTTACGAGTATCAACTGCAAGCCATCATCGACACGGTGAACGCTGCATTTGATCGCGGCGTGCAGGTGCGGGTGCTGTATCACGCCAAGCCAGGTGACGAAGACACCACGATGAACGAGGCCAGCCTCGCCAAATTGCCGGAAACCAGCAAGCGCGGGCGTGTGACCCACGATATTTTCCATGACAAGTTCATCGTTCTCAGCAACATCGCCGGTGGTGAGCGGCAGCCCCAGGCCGTGCTGTGCGGCAGTACTAACTTCACCGCCAATGGCGTGTATCGTCAGGCCAACGTCGTGCATGTGCTGGACGACACCGCCGTCGCGGCCAGCTATCTGCAGACGTTCGAGCAGGTCTGGGCGACGCCGGCGGATGTCGGCGCCACCCGCGACTGGATCACCCAGCACAACCCGATGAACCCGGCGCAACCGCTGTTTGCTGGATTCTCGCCGCGCAGTGGTGGTGCCGATCTGCGGGCGTTCGTCGACATCATCAATGCGGCGAAGAAGGACGTGCTATTCGTCACAGCATTTACCTTGCCCGACGCGATTCTCAACGCGCTGCTCGGCCAGCCCCACGACGACATCCTGCGTTATGGCCTGCAAAACACCGCCAGCCGCATCACCGGATTCCACGCCGACCGCACGGCCGAGTTCGCCGCCACTGCGCTGCTCAACACCGGGCTGGAAGGCTGGCTGAAAGAGAACATGAAAGGCCAGAAGGGCAACCTGCTGGTGCACACCAAAGCCATCGTCACCGACTTCACCAGTGACAACCCAACCATCATCAGCGGCAGTCACAATCTCAGCGCAGCGGCCAGCAACGGCAATGACGAGAACTTCCTGATCATTCGCGGCGACACCGAACTGGCGGACCGTTATGGCCTGGAACTGTTGCGGTTCTACGAGCATTACCGCTTCCGCTATTTCGCGAAAAAACTGGCGTTGAAGCAGGTGCAGCCGCTGGCGGCGGATGACAGCTGGACTAACGACTATTACGTCGAAGGGGATCTGCGCCAGCTGTCTCGTCTGCGGTTTGCCGGGCGCTAG